The following coding sequences lie in one Syngnathus scovelli strain Florida chromosome 1, RoL_Ssco_1.2, whole genome shotgun sequence genomic window:
- the maml1 gene encoding mastermind-like protein 1 isoform X2, with product MERLRRRIELFRQHHNSCERRYEAAALESLELERQQTLALHQRCLQAKAKRSNKHRQPPASAGDQAGQRAPGAGNGGGGAGAASVELSDGSGVVAEQSRNSTLIALQETVKRKLESASSPLSREQVNGFSDGFPSSKKACMDAAAKANGSPLDSKLGLGDALSSNGIHGPSVEFTADGTKEAASADFHRKEMKQEPDDILPIMPPSAGGNNNNNLFPDLNLDEQVWSDLMDELNRTVDYEDIQDILNDDFEDRKDPLEMTPNSGSASVAAGSKPSQSLLPMDLGSVKAEFSPSAFEQDSRTGSPHVRSASSGPPPPPHPTSSPAAISSASSPAAPPPRQHPPPPNHLLAKDLSPAQQLQQLAAQQQRAQHLHSQLQHKQAAPPGTKFHGQGGPHAHPPPWTQMAAPSQSTMGAAFGVDKPTTPSLYPQDFNSGAQKQRLMPGQPTKASPKAGANSYMAGAASHPSVLGHPPQGPTLTHPPTPGAQAAMLNYNNTKPLSHFEAGPGPPRPTNGQSQNKAALLSLLRQQQQQIKQKNNMNFRQHTLTHSQDQNSYPAPPHGPNPAGALTSTPGGGTMAAAAPGPNAIAGNHGNTAYLGSQAAALKQQQQQQILEQQKQQYLQRQQMMAEQEKQRQQDQQLQRHLTRPPPQYQDQPGQTANQNAFPQAPVSQFTASSQSLASVSSMGGPAPAGQRMFPQPQGMMGLNMASGAMTASGAAPPASQADLGLASCGGTGVDVQQVLYNNMSLHPGGGHGAQQRQPLYRHNLMAQQHLNKQPNAAAMLKQQQQMAAARMPTNMQAPQNSVWQQQTSPANAGLPPNTFVNAPNAFHMQQQQQARIPKMAATTFTPNPAGRPVVGMMQSAQQRAPPNPQSLGPPQTQQQAAQNHPNNQNVLPDLAVFGAATGGGRQGLPCNQGYQVSRTANQQQLSFGYNAAAGSFAAESDLVESLLKGQSAHEWMADLDELLASHQ from the exons ATGGAGCGGCTGCGGCGGAGGATTGAGCTCTTCCGGCAGCATCACAACAGCTGCGAGAGACGCTACGAGGCCGCCGCGCTGGAGAGCCTGGAGCTGGAGAGGCAGCAGACCCTCGCCTTGCACCAGCGCTGCCTTCAGGCCAAGGCCAAGAGGTCCAATAAGCACCGTCAGCCTCCGGCTAGTGCCGGGGATCAGGCCGGACAGAGGGCACCCGGAGCCGGCAATGGCGGAGGAGGTGCTGGAGCAGCCAGCGTGGAGCTCAGCGACGGCAGCGGAGTAGTCGCCGAACAGAGCCGGAACAGCACGCTCATTGCA TTGCAGGAGACGGTGAAAAGGAAGCTGGAGAGTGCTAGTTCGCCTCTGAGCCGCGAGCAGGTCAACGGCTTCTCAGACGGCTTCCCGTCCAGTAAGAAGGCCTGTATGGACGCTGCCGCCAAGGCCAACGGCTCCCCCCTGGACTCCAAACTGGGCCTGGGCGACGCGCTGTCCTCCAACGGCATACACGGCCCCTCTGTTGAATTTACAGCAGATGGCACCAAGGAGGCGGCATCGGCTGACTTTCACCGTAAGGAGATGAAACAGGAGCCTGATGATATCCTGCCCATCATGCCACCATCAGCAGGAggaaacaataacaacaaccttTTTCCGGACCTCAACTTGGATGAGCAGGTGTGGTCCGACCTGATGGATGAGCTCAACCGCACCGTGGACTACGAGGACATCCAGGACATCCTCAATGATGACTTTGAGGACCGCAAAGACCCTCTGGAGATGACTCCTAACTCGGGAAGCGCTAGCGTGGCAGCAGGCAGCAAGCCCTCCCAGAGTCTCCTTCCTATGGATTTGGGAAGTGTGAAAGCAGAGTTTTCCCCGTCCGCATTCGAGCAGGACTCGCGCACCGGATCCCCTCACGTCCGCTCGGCGTCTTCTgggcctccgcctcctcctcaccCCACTAGCTCTCCGGCGGCCATTTCATCCGCCTCTTCCCCAGCCGCACCACCGCCCAGGCagcaccccccgccccccaacCACCTTCTCGCCAAAGACCTGTCCCCCGCCCAGCAGCTTCAGCAGTTGGCCGCCCAGCAGCAGCGGGCACAACATCTCCACAGCCAGCTACAGCACAAACAAGCTGCGCCCCCCGGGACCAAGTTCCATGGACAGGGAGGCCCTCACGCACACCCTCCGCCCTGGACACAGATGGCCGCCCCCTCGCAGAGCACGATGGGTGCGGCGTTTGGCGTGGACAAGCCAACCACCCCCTCCTTGTACCCACAGGACTTCAATTCCGGTGCACAGAAGCAGCGCCTGATGCCCGGCCAGCCCACCAAGGCCTCACCCAAGGCGGGGGCCAACAGCTACATGGCGGGGGCCGCCAGCCACCCCAGTGTGCTAGGCCACCCACCTCAGGGGCCAACTCTCACCCACCCGCCCACACCGGGGGCCCAAGCAGCCATGTTGAACTACAACAACACCAAGCCCCTGTCCCACTTTGAGGCTGGGCCCGGGCCACCCAGGCCGACCAACGGCCAGAGCCAGAACAAGGCGGCTCTCCTCAGCCTGCtcagacagcagcagcagcaaattaaGCAGAAGAACAACATGAACTTTCGTCAACACACACTAACACACTCGCAG GACCAGAACTCGTACCCGGCGCCTCCACACGGCCCCAATCCTGCCGGCGCCCTGACATCCACGCCGGGCGGCGGCacaatggcggcggcggcgcccggGCCCAACGCCATTGCGGGTAACCACGGCAACACGGCCTACCTCGGCAGCCAGGCGGCGGCACTCaagcagcaacagcaacaacagaTTCTGGAGCAGCAAAAGCAGCAGTACCTGCAGAGACAGCAGATGATGGCAGAACAG GAGAAACAGCGTCAGCAGGACCAGCAGCTTCAGAGACACCTGACCAGACCCCCGCCTCAGTACCAGGACCAGCCCGGACAGACGGCAAATCAGAACGCTTTCCCACAGGCTCCCGTCAGCCAGTTTACAG CTTCGTCACAGTCGCTGGCCAGCGTGTCTTCCATGGGAGGCCCCGCCCCGGCCGGCCAGCGCATGTTTCCTCAGCCACAAGGCATGATGGGACTCAACATGGCCTCCGGTGCCATGACGGCAAGCGGCGCTGCTCCGCCGGCGAGCCAAGCGGACCTCGGGCTGGCGTCGTGCGGCGGGACTGGTGTGGACGTGCAGCAGGTGCTGTATAACAACATGAGCCTTCACCCGGGCGGTGGGCACGGGGCCCAGCAGCGTCAGCCCCTGTACAGGCACAACCTGATGGCACAGCAGCACCTCAACAAACAGCCCAATGCTGCCGCCATGTTGAAGCAGCAGCAACAGATGGCTGCCGCCCGTATGCCCACCAACATGCAGGCCCCCCAGAATAGCGTGTGGCAGCAACAAACGTCGCCCGCTAATGCCGGTCTTCCCCCCAACACCTTCGTCAATGCCCCCAATGCCTTCcacatgcagcagcagcagcaggctcgcatccccaaaatggccgccaccacATTTACCCCCAACCCCGCCGGGCGGCCCGTGGTGGGCATGATGCAGAGTGCCCAGCAGCGCGCACCGCCCAACCCTCAGAGCCTGGGCCCGCCCCAGACTCAACAGCAAGCAGCTCAGAACCACCCGAACAATCAGAACGTCCTCCCTGACCTGGCGGTGTTCGGGGCTGCTACAGGTGGCGGGCGGCAGGGCTTGCCATGCAACCAAGGTTACCAGGTCAGCAGGACGGCCAATCAGCAGCAGCTTTCCTTCGGATACAATGCCGCTGCTGGGAGCTTCGCCGCCGAAAGCGACCTGGTGGAGTCACTGCTGAAGGGTCAGAGCGCGCATGAGTGGATGGCAGACCTCGACGAGCTGCTCGCCTCACACCAGTAG
- the emx3 gene encoding empty spiracles homeobox 3: MLQLGGVKKCFSIEALVGKQQQQQQRPECIQLVRTAFEEPIRPTALRFPEALHQLPGGGPGGGVRSSYSSAGPNLGLHVFGRHPGLGVSLLYPSGAAAGPPASWILHNHHRYVHTLAGDDGGAENLLLHGAFSRKPKRIRTAFSPSQLLRLERAFDKNHYVVGAERKQLASALCLTETQVKVWFQNRRTKHKRQKLEEESPEAENKRSKASQHVNRWRAATQQNPAKRIDAIGDH; encoded by the exons ATGTTGCAGCTCGGAGGCGTCAAGAAGTGTTTCTCCATCGAGGCTCTTGTcgggaagcagcagcagcagcagcagcggcccgAATGCATCCAATTGGTACGGACCGCCTTCGAGGAGCCTATTCGGCCCACCGCGCTCCGCTTTCCGGAGGCCCTGCACCAGCTCCCGGGCGGAGGGCCCGGTGGTGGTGTCCGAAGCTCGTATTCGTCTGCCGGACCCAATTTGGGACTCCACGTGTTCGGCCGACATCCCGGACTCGGCGTGAGCCTGTTGTACCCCTCTGgcgccgccgcggggccccccgCCTCCTGGATCCTCCACAACCACCACAGATACGTGCACACGCTGGCAG GTGATGACGGCGGTGCAGAGAACCTTCTGCTGCACGGCGCTTTCTCCCGGAAACCCAAACGGATCCGCACGGCGTTTTCTCCCTCACAGCTCCTGCGTTTAGAGCGAGCGTTTGACAAAAACCACTACGTCGTCGGAGCGGAGAGAAAACAACTGGCTTCAGCTCTCTGCCTCACTGAGACACAG GTAAAGGTGTGGTTCCAGAATCGCAGAACCAAACACAAGCGTCAGAAGTTGGAGGAAGAATCCCCTGAGGCGGAAAACAAGCGTTCTAAAGCCAGCCAACACGTTAACAGATGGCGAGCTGCCACGCAGCAGAACCCCGCCAAACGCATCGACGCCATCGGCGACCACTGA
- the ccdc69 gene encoding coiled-coil domain-containing protein 69 isoform X2: MGCGHSKKKTKKDDKGNRRQCGAKRARFERCCDSVANANAKVALEKHLEHSEWQLRILKEVLSANGASERAELLKEHADEEVCTLVLSILEKVKTETCAQLNAVHQQQRQQIAQQHQQHIHEIERAHDEVKVQLTETFHVSENLLKLEVSELKQELERYNELKRRVQESTFNKDLLRNIQAHGSPGAFWESEQESLLFVIEMKSERLREQNSKLQHMEQLAEKKSCAEDHLVQTLQQNEDLRVRLDRSQSVLQRTCLEREEARASLERQRLFNETLTQEKEQLLFKLNHRDACPTLNMAATVVAPS, translated from the exons ATGGGCTGCGGCCACAGTAAG AAGAAAACTAAGAAAGACGACAAAGGCAACAGGCGACAATGTGGAG CAAAGCGTGCGCGCTTCGAGCGATGCTGTGATAGTGTGGCTAACGCCAATGCTAAGGTGGCATTGGAGAAGCATCTGGAACACTCTGAGTGGCAACTGAGGATCCTGAAGGAAGTGCTCTCGGCCAATGGCGCCTCAGAGAGGGCGGAGCTTCTCAAGGAGCACGCCGACGAAGAAGTGTGCACGCTAGTGCTCTCCATACTCGAAAAG GTCAAGACGGAGACGTGTGCGCAGCTCAACGCCGTTCATCAACAACAGCGACAACAGATTGCACAGCAACACCAACAGCACATACACG AGATTGAGCGAGCTCACGATGAGGTCAAAGTTCAACTGACGGAGACATTTCATGTCAGTGAGAACCTTTTGAAG cTGGAGGTGAGCGAGTTGAAGCAAGAGCTGGAGCGTTACAACGAGCTGAAGAGGCGTGTCCAAGAATCCACCTTCAATAAAGATCTACTCAGGAACATTCAG GCGCACGGCAGCCCAGGTGCATTCTGGGAGTCGGAGCAGGAGTCTTTGTTGTTCGTTATCGAGATGAAGAGCGAACGCCTCAGGGAACAAAACAGCAAGTTGCAACACATGGAGCAACTG GCGGAGAAGAAGTCTTGCGCTGAGGATCACTTGGTGCAAACGTTGCAGCAAAACGAAGACTTGCGAGTTCGTCTGGACAGAAGTCAAAGCGTCCTGCA gCGCACGTGTCTTGAGCGTGAGGAGGCGCGTGCGTCGTTGGAGCGTCAGCGTTTGTTCAACGAGACGTTGACGCAGGAGAAAGAGCAGCTGCTCTTCAAACTCAATCATAGAGATGCCTGCCCCACCCTCAACATGGCTGCTACTGTTGTCGCACCATCCTAA
- the ccdc69 gene encoding coiled-coil domain-containing protein 69 isoform X1 translates to MGCGHSKKKTKKDDKGNRRQCGAKRARFERCCDSVANANAKVALEKHLEHSEWQLRILKEVLSANGASERAELLKEHADEEVCTLVLSILEKVKTETCAQLNAVHQQQRQQIAQQHQQHIHEIERAHDEVKVQLTETFHVSENLLKLEVSELKQELERYNELKRRVQESTFNKDLLRNIQVNVCVVMATSRFRLTNDHESCQAHGSPGAFWESEQESLLFVIEMKSERLREQNSKLQHMEQLAEKKSCAEDHLVQTLQQNEDLRVRLDRSQSVLQRTCLEREEARASLERQRLFNETLTQEKEQLLFKLNHRDACPTLNMAATVVAPS, encoded by the exons ATGGGCTGCGGCCACAGTAAG AAGAAAACTAAGAAAGACGACAAAGGCAACAGGCGACAATGTGGAG CAAAGCGTGCGCGCTTCGAGCGATGCTGTGATAGTGTGGCTAACGCCAATGCTAAGGTGGCATTGGAGAAGCATCTGGAACACTCTGAGTGGCAACTGAGGATCCTGAAGGAAGTGCTCTCGGCCAATGGCGCCTCAGAGAGGGCGGAGCTTCTCAAGGAGCACGCCGACGAAGAAGTGTGCACGCTAGTGCTCTCCATACTCGAAAAG GTCAAGACGGAGACGTGTGCGCAGCTCAACGCCGTTCATCAACAACAGCGACAACAGATTGCACAGCAACACCAACAGCACATACACG AGATTGAGCGAGCTCACGATGAGGTCAAAGTTCAACTGACGGAGACATTTCATGTCAGTGAGAACCTTTTGAAG cTGGAGGTGAGCGAGTTGAAGCAAGAGCTGGAGCGTTACAACGAGCTGAAGAGGCGTGTCCAAGAATCCACCTTCAATAAAGATCTACTCAGGAACATTCAGGTAAACGTGTGTGTCGTCATGGCAACCAGCCGCTTTCGCCTCACCAACGACCACGAATCATGTCAGGCGCACGGCAGCCCAGGTGCATTCTGGGAGTCGGAGCAGGAGTCTTTGTTGTTCGTTATCGAGATGAAGAGCGAACGCCTCAGGGAACAAAACAGCAAGTTGCAACACATGGAGCAACTG GCGGAGAAGAAGTCTTGCGCTGAGGATCACTTGGTGCAAACGTTGCAGCAAAACGAAGACTTGCGAGTTCGTCTGGACAGAAGTCAAAGCGTCCTGCA gCGCACGTGTCTTGAGCGTGAGGAGGCGCGTGCGTCGTTGGAGCGTCAGCGTTTGTTCAACGAGACGTTGACGCAGGAGAAAGAGCAGCTGCTCTTCAAACTCAATCATAGAGATGCCTGCCCCACCCTCAACATGGCTGCTACTGTTGTCGCACCATCCTAA
- the ltc4s gene encoding leukotriene C4 synthase isoform X1, with translation MDALHHHHYVGLAAVTVAAVLEQAYFSLQVISARRKFGVSPPCTSGHPQFERVFRAQVNCSEYFPIFIAILWTSGVFFSSGDVSNVLEARSSCAEVPVRPCSPGASCVCGVAYVLARLLYFQGYAESPQQRLRALYVSAGLLWLLIGFSCVGVLASFWRLAVHHFLNSAV, from the exons ATGGATGCGCTGCATCATCATCACTATGTGGGACTAGCCGCCGTCACCGTGGCCGCCGTCCTGGAGCAAG CGTACTTCTCCCTGCAGGTGATAAGCGCCCGGAGGAAGTTTGGCGTTTCCCCCCCGTGTACGAGTGGACACCCCCAATTTGAGAGAGTCTTCAGGGCTCA AGTGAATTGCTCAGAATATTTCCCCATCTTCATCGCCATCTTGTGGACGTCCGGCGTCTTCTTCAGCTCAGGTGACGTGAGTAACGTTCTAGAGGCGCGCAGCTCGTGTGCTGAAGTGCCTGTCCGTCCGTGTTCTCCAGGAGCGTCTTGCGTGTGCGGCGTGGCGTATGTGTTGGCACGTCTGCTTTACTTTCAAGGTTATGCCGAGTCGCCGCAACAACG ttTGCGTGCGCTCTACGTGAGCGCGGGGCTCCTCTGGCTGCTCATCGGCTTCTCCTGCGTCGGTGTCTTGGCGTCCTTCTGGCGACTTGCCGTCCATCACTTCCTCAACTCGGCTGTCTAA
- the ltc4s gene encoding leukotriene C4 synthase isoform X2, with product MDALHHHHYVGLAAVTVAAVLEQAYFSLQVISARRKFGVSPPCTSGHPQFERVFRAQVNCSEYFPIFIAILWTSGVFFSSGASCVCGVAYVLARLLYFQGYAESPQQRLRALYVSAGLLWLLIGFSCVGVLASFWRLAVHHFLNSAV from the exons ATGGATGCGCTGCATCATCATCACTATGTGGGACTAGCCGCCGTCACCGTGGCCGCCGTCCTGGAGCAAG CGTACTTCTCCCTGCAGGTGATAAGCGCCCGGAGGAAGTTTGGCGTTTCCCCCCCGTGTACGAGTGGACACCCCCAATTTGAGAGAGTCTTCAGGGCTCA AGTGAATTGCTCAGAATATTTCCCCATCTTCATCGCCATCTTGTGGACGTCCGGCGTCTTCTTCAGCTCAG GAGCGTCTTGCGTGTGCGGCGTGGCGTATGTGTTGGCACGTCTGCTTTACTTTCAAGGTTATGCCGAGTCGCCGCAACAACG ttTGCGTGCGCTCTACGTGAGCGCGGGGCTCCTCTGGCTGCTCATCGGCTTCTCCTGCGTCGGTGTCTTGGCGTCCTTCTGGCGACTTGCCGTCCATCACTTCCTCAACTCGGCTGTCTAA
- the maml1 gene encoding mastermind-like protein 1 isoform X1, with amino-acid sequence MMADFVTPRHSAVMERLRRRIELFRQHHNSCERRYEAAALESLELERQQTLALHQRCLQAKAKRSNKHRQPPASAGDQAGQRAPGAGNGGGGAGAASVELSDGSGVVAEQSRNSTLIALQETVKRKLESASSPLSREQVNGFSDGFPSSKKACMDAAAKANGSPLDSKLGLGDALSSNGIHGPSVEFTADGTKEAASADFHRKEMKQEPDDILPIMPPSAGGNNNNNLFPDLNLDEQVWSDLMDELNRTVDYEDIQDILNDDFEDRKDPLEMTPNSGSASVAAGSKPSQSLLPMDLGSVKAEFSPSAFEQDSRTGSPHVRSASSGPPPPPHPTSSPAAISSASSPAAPPPRQHPPPPNHLLAKDLSPAQQLQQLAAQQQRAQHLHSQLQHKQAAPPGTKFHGQGGPHAHPPPWTQMAAPSQSTMGAAFGVDKPTTPSLYPQDFNSGAQKQRLMPGQPTKASPKAGANSYMAGAASHPSVLGHPPQGPTLTHPPTPGAQAAMLNYNNTKPLSHFEAGPGPPRPTNGQSQNKAALLSLLRQQQQQIKQKNNMNFRQHTLTHSQDQNSYPAPPHGPNPAGALTSTPGGGTMAAAAPGPNAIAGNHGNTAYLGSQAAALKQQQQQQILEQQKQQYLQRQQMMAEQEKQRQQDQQLQRHLTRPPPQYQDQPGQTANQNAFPQAPVSQFTASSQSLASVSSMGGPAPAGQRMFPQPQGMMGLNMASGAMTASGAAPPASQADLGLASCGGTGVDVQQVLYNNMSLHPGGGHGAQQRQPLYRHNLMAQQHLNKQPNAAAMLKQQQQMAAARMPTNMQAPQNSVWQQQTSPANAGLPPNTFVNAPNAFHMQQQQQARIPKMAATTFTPNPAGRPVVGMMQSAQQRAPPNPQSLGPPQTQQQAAQNHPNNQNVLPDLAVFGAATGGGRQGLPCNQGYQVSRTANQQQLSFGYNAAAGSFAAESDLVESLLKGQSAHEWMADLDELLASHQ; translated from the exons atgatGGCGGATTTTGTTACACCGCGACACAGCGCGGTGATGGAGCGGCTGCGGCGGAGGATTGAGCTCTTCCGGCAGCATCACAACAGCTGCGAGAGACGCTACGAGGCCGCCGCGCTGGAGAGCCTGGAGCTGGAGAGGCAGCAGACCCTCGCCTTGCACCAGCGCTGCCTTCAGGCCAAGGCCAAGAGGTCCAATAAGCACCGTCAGCCTCCGGCTAGTGCCGGGGATCAGGCCGGACAGAGGGCACCCGGAGCCGGCAATGGCGGAGGAGGTGCTGGAGCAGCCAGCGTGGAGCTCAGCGACGGCAGCGGAGTAGTCGCCGAACAGAGCCGGAACAGCACGCTCATTGCA TTGCAGGAGACGGTGAAAAGGAAGCTGGAGAGTGCTAGTTCGCCTCTGAGCCGCGAGCAGGTCAACGGCTTCTCAGACGGCTTCCCGTCCAGTAAGAAGGCCTGTATGGACGCTGCCGCCAAGGCCAACGGCTCCCCCCTGGACTCCAAACTGGGCCTGGGCGACGCGCTGTCCTCCAACGGCATACACGGCCCCTCTGTTGAATTTACAGCAGATGGCACCAAGGAGGCGGCATCGGCTGACTTTCACCGTAAGGAGATGAAACAGGAGCCTGATGATATCCTGCCCATCATGCCACCATCAGCAGGAggaaacaataacaacaaccttTTTCCGGACCTCAACTTGGATGAGCAGGTGTGGTCCGACCTGATGGATGAGCTCAACCGCACCGTGGACTACGAGGACATCCAGGACATCCTCAATGATGACTTTGAGGACCGCAAAGACCCTCTGGAGATGACTCCTAACTCGGGAAGCGCTAGCGTGGCAGCAGGCAGCAAGCCCTCCCAGAGTCTCCTTCCTATGGATTTGGGAAGTGTGAAAGCAGAGTTTTCCCCGTCCGCATTCGAGCAGGACTCGCGCACCGGATCCCCTCACGTCCGCTCGGCGTCTTCTgggcctccgcctcctcctcaccCCACTAGCTCTCCGGCGGCCATTTCATCCGCCTCTTCCCCAGCCGCACCACCGCCCAGGCagcaccccccgccccccaacCACCTTCTCGCCAAAGACCTGTCCCCCGCCCAGCAGCTTCAGCAGTTGGCCGCCCAGCAGCAGCGGGCACAACATCTCCACAGCCAGCTACAGCACAAACAAGCTGCGCCCCCCGGGACCAAGTTCCATGGACAGGGAGGCCCTCACGCACACCCTCCGCCCTGGACACAGATGGCCGCCCCCTCGCAGAGCACGATGGGTGCGGCGTTTGGCGTGGACAAGCCAACCACCCCCTCCTTGTACCCACAGGACTTCAATTCCGGTGCACAGAAGCAGCGCCTGATGCCCGGCCAGCCCACCAAGGCCTCACCCAAGGCGGGGGCCAACAGCTACATGGCGGGGGCCGCCAGCCACCCCAGTGTGCTAGGCCACCCACCTCAGGGGCCAACTCTCACCCACCCGCCCACACCGGGGGCCCAAGCAGCCATGTTGAACTACAACAACACCAAGCCCCTGTCCCACTTTGAGGCTGGGCCCGGGCCACCCAGGCCGACCAACGGCCAGAGCCAGAACAAGGCGGCTCTCCTCAGCCTGCtcagacagcagcagcagcaaattaaGCAGAAGAACAACATGAACTTTCGTCAACACACACTAACACACTCGCAG GACCAGAACTCGTACCCGGCGCCTCCACACGGCCCCAATCCTGCCGGCGCCCTGACATCCACGCCGGGCGGCGGCacaatggcggcggcggcgcccggGCCCAACGCCATTGCGGGTAACCACGGCAACACGGCCTACCTCGGCAGCCAGGCGGCGGCACTCaagcagcaacagcaacaacagaTTCTGGAGCAGCAAAAGCAGCAGTACCTGCAGAGACAGCAGATGATGGCAGAACAG GAGAAACAGCGTCAGCAGGACCAGCAGCTTCAGAGACACCTGACCAGACCCCCGCCTCAGTACCAGGACCAGCCCGGACAGACGGCAAATCAGAACGCTTTCCCACAGGCTCCCGTCAGCCAGTTTACAG CTTCGTCACAGTCGCTGGCCAGCGTGTCTTCCATGGGAGGCCCCGCCCCGGCCGGCCAGCGCATGTTTCCTCAGCCACAAGGCATGATGGGACTCAACATGGCCTCCGGTGCCATGACGGCAAGCGGCGCTGCTCCGCCGGCGAGCCAAGCGGACCTCGGGCTGGCGTCGTGCGGCGGGACTGGTGTGGACGTGCAGCAGGTGCTGTATAACAACATGAGCCTTCACCCGGGCGGTGGGCACGGGGCCCAGCAGCGTCAGCCCCTGTACAGGCACAACCTGATGGCACAGCAGCACCTCAACAAACAGCCCAATGCTGCCGCCATGTTGAAGCAGCAGCAACAGATGGCTGCCGCCCGTATGCCCACCAACATGCAGGCCCCCCAGAATAGCGTGTGGCAGCAACAAACGTCGCCCGCTAATGCCGGTCTTCCCCCCAACACCTTCGTCAATGCCCCCAATGCCTTCcacatgcagcagcagcagcaggctcgcatccccaaaatggccgccaccacATTTACCCCCAACCCCGCCGGGCGGCCCGTGGTGGGCATGATGCAGAGTGCCCAGCAGCGCGCACCGCCCAACCCTCAGAGCCTGGGCCCGCCCCAGACTCAACAGCAAGCAGCTCAGAACCACCCGAACAATCAGAACGTCCTCCCTGACCTGGCGGTGTTCGGGGCTGCTACAGGTGGCGGGCGGCAGGGCTTGCCATGCAACCAAGGTTACCAGGTCAGCAGGACGGCCAATCAGCAGCAGCTTTCCTTCGGATACAATGCCGCTGCTGGGAGCTTCGCCGCCGAAAGCGACCTGGTGGAGTCACTGCTGAAGGGTCAGAGCGCGCATGAGTGGATGGCAGACCTCGACGAGCTGCTCGCCTCACACCAGTAG